In Labrus bergylta chromosome 5, fLabBer1.1, whole genome shotgun sequence, the genomic window caataaaaaaaaaatctgccaagTGTACTGTAAgtataaaaagtataaaaacaacTTGTGCAGCACCAGTCACTTTAATCCTTTAATATGGATATCTAAATATTTGTGGGTTAGAATGAATTATTTCAGGGCTGTGGCAGGTCAAGGATTAACTGCATCAGGCTACTACATTGCATCAAATTACATGAGATTAAAGTTTCATAACAAATTATAAACTTGCAGATTAATTGTTATTTGACCAATGAGGTGCAGAACTAAGCTCAGTTATTGTCTTTTAAGTGTTATGGAGTAAACGAAAGTACCATATTTTAAATGGTACTGATACAGGAGTAAGTGTAGTCCTGCTTTATTTACATTCCACCACTGGTTCTGGCTCTCGGTGATTTTCTCCTCAGCAGAAAAACAGATGTGTGCTGTTCAGACCCTCTTTAACAGGTCGTGCAGTAAACCAGTAGTTCTACAGACCCGTTATCCATGGGCTCTGTGCGTCCTCTGTCCAGGAATTCAGCTGTTATAAAACATCACATATCGCTTTGTCTCTCACCTTTTGAGCGCAGCAAACTTTAATCTGGCGCCGGATTCTATGTTTTTTAGAAATGAGACATCCGGGAGGGTCAAAGAAATGGTCCTACCGtaaactgcagagagagagaggcagagagatgcTCCGGGAAACTTCTGTGTCTTCAGGAAGTTTGAGCTCTCAGCGACGTGGCAACAGCGTCAAGTTACAAGAACAGGAACAATGTGGACGAAGTTTGGACGCCAGGGGTCGACAGATGTGTTTtcacaggagaggaaaaagtCCGACACCACTGAAGTCCAGTTCAGTTTGAACAGAGTGAGTGCTCTGCTCGATTGGAAAGAGGTGCGCGTCACGGTACAGTCCATGCACGGACACACGCGCGCAGGTACACAACGTTGACAACCTTTATTCTGGAGGAATCCCGGAGTGTTCTGGCTGTGTAGTGACTATCTGATGTCCACATTTATTATATTGCCTTTAGTCACTTGCATAGGTGTATGGAAAGTTGTTGAcgcataaaaaataaacaaatgtccgAAATTGAAGTACTTTCTGATGTTCCAGTTTATTGTCACATATGAAGCAGACAACCcgtgatgatgatatgatgagttGTTATTTCCGAGATTATACTGTTGTCGTTCTTTTCTTATCTTAAATAGCCTACTTGCGTTGTCCTGTGTTAAGTTGTGTTACGGTAAGAACCGTGTGTTCCCACCACCTATGCCCCCGTTTCCTCACCTGTGACATAGGCTATATACACTCAACCAACCACCTGACCAATTAACCCAAATGATCAATTATCACCACCTAGTGTCCAAATTgagtacataaataaacatataaacaaaagccattgaaatacaatacataaatacacacacactaaattggCTCCTACAGTCTGTATCTGACTGAAATGACTCTAacgtacgggacaactttgttTAACTCTagaatttcaaaataacaattttatgacttaaataaaaaagaaaatgtttctatAAATAAAATTGACCACGTGTTGGTTACTGTACTCATGTGTAAATATTATGTAGCCTACTTGCAAGTTGcaggaaaatatatttattcactGTTAGAAATCTAAACCTCACAAATAAGGAATTGACAGAATCacttcatttaacatttttttaatttctatcCTCCCAATAAGCAGTCCCctcctgttgtttgttttgttttcttgtctgtttttctgtcatttaatatttttgtttttttcattagcCATAGATGTGCTCCGGCCAGAAGTGctcaacaaataaatataagaatCCTCGATTTTGATTGGATGGTAGAGGTATACATCACCATAGCTGGGTTATTCTCCCTCAGATACTTGGAACCTTTCAAGGCGTTCCCATTGCAGAGAATATCTGACTTTAGTTCCAGGGACTTTATTTTACCTCCTAAAAAGTTCCTGCTTTGGGATAGTACTTCCAAAAGTACAATCATTTGGGGGGTGGGGCTTTATGTGCAAACTCATTTCTGTTAATTTGAGAATTAAAATTCAGCTTGGGGAAACAGTAGATGCAAAGTTTTGCCCAAATTTTCATGTTCTTTCCCATGTTTAAACGTTTTTCCTATTTTTAATACTCTAGTAGGGGTGATGTTTATCAAAGTTAACATAGCCTATCTGTACAtgtatgtaaatgtttaaatgtccatgtttttgtaaatgaatATGGATCAAATGaagtttctaaaaataaaaactttcaaGTTGCAGGCAGAGGTGATGCCAGGATTTCTGTCTCTATGAAAAGATATTTCACTGGGCCCCTCCACCACAGCCAACCATGAGATATTTATATCCACAACGCGTACATACACAAATAACAAGCTTTGAATCAAGGCTGTCAAAATGTTCCTCCTTCATACCTTCTGCTCCCACACATTTTCAAAGTATACAATCCCTTTCCACCGTGTCAAACTTCAACTTGTGTGACTTAGaacaaacaacttcaaagaAAGGTGCGTCAGAGAAGAATGAGTTCATCAAAACAAGCAGACTAATTCCTGCACACTGTCCAAAATGCACAAATTTGTTGGCAACATATTTATGAAATTCAGTGTGTTAGAGTTTACCGCAATTTTGGTAGTTAAAAACAAGAGGTGAACCACATTTTGATGTCTAGGACTTATTTTGTGTTGCCATGCTTTGAAACAGGAATGGGTCAATATGGTTTGGGAAAAAATCTGGCATTGGGACTAACATTATtgcatttttaatgaaacaataaaaatgaataaaacgaTTTTAATAAATGCATCTTTTTGTTATCTGAATCGTTTTCAAGCATCTTCAAGGTTTGAAACactttaattgattttaaagtgTTAAGAATGATTGTGATGACGTTTCAAATGAGCCAACAAATCATATTAAAGAGAAAAGATGATGTTGCCAGCAGGGGATAAGTGTAGAAAATGTATGCATTAACCCGTTATTCATTGTTAATCTATGAGATATAATTTAGgctatcattattatttatcaaTTGGAGGTATAGGTAATAACACTccttaatttaaagtaaaagaaaggagaatcatttatttttatatggcCATATGTCTAGCTGTTCACtcagtacactcagtttactgcacatttcaagtttactttttctttaaattttattttttaccattttgtttATTACACTATTTGGagtttattactgtaaatattatttatcttattttaccttattttattttatcttattttaccttattttattttattttattttaccttattttattttacctcattttattttattatcttattttggttgtattgcaccgtgggacggagagaaacgcaatttcgattccactgtatgtctggcatattttcaaattgacaataaagttgactttgacttgacttgTCTGTGCTGTCTATGTGCACTACTCGTGTCGGCCGCGAGGTGGCAGCCTTCATAAACAGAGCACAGGAAGCACTCAGACAGACTCGGAGAAGAAGGCGGAAGTAAACATGGCTCAGGAGAGAAGCATGGCGGTGGCAGAGTTTCTGAGCAAAGCAGAGTTGATAAAACAAGGCGCAGAAGCGAGGGTGTACCGGACAGAGTTTCTGGGAAAGCCCACCATCGTGAAGGAAAGGTTCCCGAAACGGTACCGACACCCGGCGCTGGACGAGAAGCTGACCCACCGGAGGACGGTGCAGGAGGTCCGCTCCATCCTGCGCTGCCGTAAAGCAGGCGAGTGATTATCATCTTATTAtggactgtttttatttttataactgaGTTTCTTTACGCAGTAATTATTCTTTCTGTACAGTAAATTGAATATCTCTCTGTAATAACATTTTCCTGTttcttaaaattaaataaattgtaaatgttacgtgtcaataaagttttttttaaaaagtacaacaaCAGACAGACGCCTCTTTGTTTATCACCCACAGCTGGGTTCATTTTGACTGACtaacatgtcagatgtgttcGTGATTGATTCAGtaatcatttgttgttttcttgtttggcCTCAAGAAGATAAAAAAGTTGCGAAATCACCAAATTCAtcatttcaattcaaaaaactttatttgtcccctgacacacacacagcagtaaaataacaacagtgcaggtaaatataaagtgtcagtttaaatacaacttaaagcttaaacttaaattaaaatgcaaaatataaaaagagtagatataagtggacagtgatcggactaacagatgtaaacagaactaaacgagaaataaatatatatacacagagctatgtgcaagtagttaaatactaaatgataagttataaggtgaataatggaacaacagaactgatatatacaatataattataaaggtaaatatgagatgaataaagtgaccgtagtgcaataaTGGATAAGAagcaacaggaataaagtaaccagaactgtatgaatactgatataaaatatatagaataaataaataaaccacatTAATCCTCAACTgtctaaataaaatacacagaGTACTCCTGGATGCTTTAAAACTACTGTTTCAATTAATGAGTTAGTGAGTTAAATTAATAAAGGGAAAGCTACGAGCAGAGAAGTTAAAATACATCAAGAGAGATGAACGTGTTAATGTGTCGGCTCGTAGTTTCAAATGTTCCTCGTGTGACCCACACGGCACCGGGCAGAGAGCTTTCTGCTTTTATGCCCCTAAAATGTGGAACTCACTACCTCAGGGTGTTAAAGTAAACTGAAGACTTGTCCTTTAAAACTGGACTCTTACTTGGAGAGATTTAAAAaggttatttctgttttttattcattttttttatttcctgtctgtcagtcCTTTGTGAAGCACGTTGGGGctgtatgtttttatgtatgaGAAATGCTGTAAAAATAAAGACGAGGTgagaaaagtgtttgttttaatggaTGAGCTTTAGGATGAGGGGTTTGTAGCTTTTGagtttcagattaaaaaaaaaaaaaaagaagcagaataagtgacttgtttctgtttctgctgtgtGCTAGACTCTGTCCATGTCATGTAAAAATGTCAGCGTTatgaacattacattttttgcaCGCCCTATCAAGATGttaatattttttcttaatttattttacatCGTATGTTTctgtccattaaaaaaaatacagatgaaTCAGATTCTCATCCTGGATTACTTCCAGTACGAGCCTCCAGTGTGTGACGTTTGTCTTCCTCTTTCCCCCCTCAGGTATTTCCACCCCTGTCGTCTATTTTGTGGACTACACCTCCCACTGTATTTTCCTGGAAGAAATTGTAGGATCCGTTACGGTCCGTGACCACATTGCATCCGCTCAGCAGTCGGGTTCCCGTACAGAGTCCGAGCTGGAGCAGCTGGCCGACAGGGTGGGCAAAATCCTGGGCAGAATGCACGACGAGGACGTCATCCACGGCGACCTGACCACCTCTAACATGCTGCTGAAACGTGGCCCTGAGGACGGGGAGGACGAGTTAGTGCTCATTGATTTCGGCCTGAGTTACAACTCTGCTCTGCCGGAGGATAAAGGAGTGGACTTGTATGTGCTGGAGAAGGCTTTTCTCAGTACCCACCCCAACACAGAGTCGCTGTTCGAGAAGCTGCTGAAGAGCTACGCTGCGTCGTCCAAGAAGTCGGCGGCGGTCGTGAAAAAGCTGGACGAGGTTCGGttgagagggaggaagaggtcGATGGTGGGATGATGAACTTTCTGTGCGCAGGGACGAACATCTCTGTAAATAATGTTTAGAAACACGTTTGATTTACAAAGCTGTTCatgtgcaaaaataaatctgtataTAAAGTCACATCCCCGATTAAAACAAACGTTTACTACATATAAGAGATGAATTTGTGATGATGTTGCATTTTGGAGCAGTTCATGTTGAGTCTATTCATCAGTAGGACACATCTAAACCTGCTCTCTTCCATTACTGCAGATGTTGTGGTAGCATATTACTAAACCACATGGATCCAGGCTTTACAGTAAACATGCACAGTTATTTCTTTAAAGGGAAAAAGATGCCCTGATGTGAAGAAGTCAAATCAGGCTGAATGAAAAATCTTAACCTGATATAATCACTTCCTGTGTTACAATAGCTGCTACAGTTTAGTTAGCCTGCAATATTGATGAATATGATAATGCAAACTTATATATTCAAATACctatgaaaaaaatattgtcGGGCATGAAGAATGTAGTTTGATTACCAAGGAATTTAGGcctgtttctatgacaacagtctgttgacaacggccgctgtatgaccgacactgctccgttactttttacgatatgttttatatttgaaatcttttttttttttttacccgatcagacacggagcgaagAGGATGTGGGTTCAAGACACGATCCGTAGGcggcaaaaaaaaccaaacattttttttcattcatttgtaaAAGAGCGCCCGTGacgctttttctccaggcggccgcTCTCTGCTGGGAACTCTCTCTTcttattgaaaacaactgaaaaaagacgctggagCTCAGAAAAAACACTAGCTGGACTCAGGTCCTTAAAGGAAActataaatcaaacattttaaatgaattgcagagacaggagagtTTGAAAGCAGGGcagaaggagccacaggtcgggatttgaacccaggccgtctgctttaaaggtcacatattatgcaaaacaagaaacttcacacatgttttaggGAGATCTAAGACTTATTCAAACTtgtggaaaaggaggagaaaatgtgacctttaagaactACAACCTCTGAATATGTGGTGTGCAAATTAACTACTAGACCACTGGCGCCCCCTGGCTGCCCATTTTAGGACTTCAGGATAAACATGGTGTTGGAGGGGATAGACACCATTAAGAGGTTTAATGAAAAGAACTTGAGACCAGATCTATGACAggttattaatatatttaagATGCTTTTCTAACGAGTAGTGTAAGCAGTGAGAAGGTCATTCATGAAAGATTGAGCCTTTGATTCTCAGCAGGCCACAGAAGAAACTGCATATCTCCAGTGACATTCACAGTATTTAACAACTGCAACAAATGGAAATTATTAACCACATTGGTGTTATAGAAGGGTTATTTTTATGACTTCgacatacacatttattttagtgTAAATAGGACTAAATCCCTCCTTCTGTAGTGAGTCATACTGCACATTCCTTTCTACAAGGTGGTGTGAAGGAGGTTGTATCCACAGGTCAAAGTCCAGGAGGAGGTGCAACAAAAGAACACAGCAATGAACCGACAAGCCCGAAACTAAACCTGTTCAGTGATTCAACCCCCATGTGATCTCCAGTCTAAGGAATCAGTTTTAACTTCAACTTAACCGAGACGAGTGCGTCCAAGtttcctttcacttttttttaaacatgtactgAAAATGGAGTTCTTACAGAATCAGGAAACCATGATGAAAGTCATGCTCATTGTTTTGTTCGTGCAAGGTAAGTGTCCTGCATTCATTCTCGTCAAAGTTTCAAAGGTGTGCAGGTGTTCAAAGGCACTTCAGAAATTCCTCCTGTGCTTGCAGGTTCTTCAGCCGACACCCCGAGGGAGCTCAGCGTGTTGACGGGGACAGATGTGACTCTCGGCTGCGTCTTTGATAAACTGTCCAAGCAGGTGGAGTGGAGCGCTCTGACCGTTGAGTGGATCACGGTGGATAAACGTGGAGGGAAGAGCATTGTGTACACTTTTGAAGATGGTAAAGCGCACTTGAACAGAGCCGGCTCTGTGGTGGATAAAACGCGGTTACTGCAAAGCGACGCATCCCTGAAGCTTTGCAATGTGACTGTGGGGGATGAAGGACTCTACACATGCAGAATCATCACACCTGTCGTCTACACAGAGACCGTTTCTGTGGAAGTGCTCGGTAAacgtctctctgtttctctgcttaTCTGTGTCAAATACTCTGGATTGAGTTTTAGTATCTACCAGAAGATGAACCAATTGGgaagttgttgtttgtttcatgacttcttcaggtgtaagactcccacaaAGTAAGATGTATGAGATACCGGCATTAAATCcatttggcacaacaaataaacatcagtaCATGCCACATTATCTGCAGATGTGCCGATGTCTGACAACAAGGCCGATATGGGCTGATGCATTTGTGCACCCCTAGTATGTATTCAATATTTGCTACGgatccagaaaaaaacatcagaagttgAGCAAGAAtaagtgttttatttgcttCTTTCCACTGAGCGATCCCTT contains:
- the tp53rk gene encoding EKC/KEOPS complex subunit TP53RK, whose amino-acid sequence is MAQERSMAVAEFLSKAELIKQGAEARVYRTEFLGKPTIVKERFPKRYRHPALDEKLTHRRTVQEVRSILRCRKAGISTPVVYFVDYTSHCIFLEEIVGSVTVRDHIASAQQSGSRTESELEQLADRVGKILGRMHDEDVIHGDLTTSNMLLKRGPEDGEDELVLIDFGLSYNSALPEDKGVDLYVLEKAFLSTHPNTESLFEKLLKSYAASSKKSAAVVKKLDEVRLRGRKRSMVG